From the genome of Streptomyces sp. NBC_01317, one region includes:
- a CDS encoding HAD family hydrolase, which yields MRYELVIFDNDGVLVDSEPLSNTILAGYLTELGHPTSYEDSLRDYMGAAVHRVHDLVKERTGQLLPADFDDVLHARVFAAFERELRPVDGVVELLGKLAADGVPYCVASSGSHERIRVGHRKTGLDRWFDDAVIFSAQDVGRGKPAPDLFLHAAARMGVAPDRCVVVEDSPLGVAAARAAGMEVYAFTAMTPAARLSGADGHFSTMDELPGLLA from the coding sequence ATGCGCTACGAATTGGTCATCTTCGACAACGACGGTGTGCTCGTCGACAGCGAGCCCCTTTCCAACACCATCCTGGCCGGCTATCTCACCGAGTTGGGCCACCCCACCTCCTACGAGGACTCCCTGCGCGACTACATGGGAGCCGCCGTGCACCGCGTCCACGACCTGGTGAAGGAGCGCACCGGGCAGCTGCTGCCCGCCGACTTCGACGACGTCCTGCACGCACGCGTCTTCGCCGCCTTCGAACGGGAGTTGAGGCCGGTCGACGGGGTGGTGGAGCTGCTGGGGAAGCTGGCCGCCGACGGGGTGCCGTACTGCGTCGCCTCCTCCGGGAGCCACGAGCGGATCCGGGTCGGGCACCGGAAGACCGGGCTGGACCGGTGGTTCGACGACGCCGTCATCTTCAGCGCGCAGGACGTCGGACGGGGGAAACCCGCCCCTGACCTCTTCCTCCACGCCGCCGCCCGCATGGGGGTGGCCCCCGACCGCTGTGTGGTGGTCGAGGACAGCCCGCTGGGCGTCGCGGCCGCGCGCGCCGCCGGCATGGAGGTGTACGCCTTCACCGCGATGACGCCCGCCGCGCGACTCTCCGGGGCCGACGGCCATTTCTCCACCATGGACGAACTGCCCGGATTGCTCGCCTGA